The DNA region AGCTTCCGGCTTGAACCCGCCGGACAATCCGGAAACTTCAGACAACATCGAAGAGGTCCAAAACGAGCTAGTTCTGGCGTTGAACGGTCGGGTGCTGAACGTCTCTGACCGACGCCTACTTGCGGCCTTTGGTGCGCATCTATTGGCGTTACGGCAGCGCATTCAGCTCGACGCGAGCCGGCGCGATAATGTTCGTTTGGCCGAGGGCAACACCATGCGCACCTCAATTTTGCGAGCTGTTTCGCACGATCTGCGCACGCCACTTGCCGCGATTAAACTTTCCGTGAGTAGCTTGCGTCAAGACGGGGTGCGCTTTCCGCCCGAGGATGAAGCTGAGCTGCTGGCATCGGTCGAGACCTCGGCAGATCGTTTAGATGCCTTAGTGGGCAACTTACTGGATATGTCCCGAATTTCCTCCGATGCGGTTAACCCGTTGCTGGGGCCGGTTCGCTGGACCGATGCGATCGACGCCGCGCTGCAAGGCTTGCCTGAAGAGCAACTTCGGCTTGAGCTGCCGGCCAATATGCCTGCCATAGAAGCGGATCCGGGCATGTTGGAGCGGGTAATTGCCAATGTGGTGGAGAACGCGCTGAAGTATGCGCCAAACTCGGATTTGGTATTGCTCGGAACGGTTTCCGGCACACCGACAATTGCCGGGCAGCCGGCAAGTGAATTACGAATTGTGGACCATGGCCGCGGCGTCGCAGCCAAAGATGTGGTGGCAATGTTCCGGCCATTTCAAAGGCTCGACGACGTGCCGGACGGTTCCGGCGTCGGCTTAGGGCTAGCGGTGGCCAAAGGATTTACCGAGGCAATGGGCGGTGTGCTGACGGCGGAACAAACCCCCGGTGGCGGACTCACCATGGTGATGCGGTTACCGTTGAGTTCCGGCGCAGCAGAGGCCGTCAGGGCCACTCAGGTAGAAAGAAGCGTCAAATGACCACCGTGCTCGTAGTAGATGATGAACCGCAGATCCTGCGTGCACTGCAAATCAACCTGCATGCACACGGGTACACGGTGCACACCTCCGCAAATGGCACTGATGCCTTGGCCAGCGCCGCCGCGCACCCGCCGGACGTCGTCGTCCTTGATTTTGGCTTGCCGGATATTGATGGGCTTGAGGTGATCGCTGGGCTTCGTGGTTGGACCGCGGTGCCGATTATTGTGCTTTCTGCTCGGCATGCTTCCGAGGAAAAGGTAGCAGCGCTGGACGCCGGTGCAGACGACTATGTGACCAAGCCCTTTGGCTTGGACGAATTCTTGGCCCGCCTGCGGGCCGCGCAGCGTCGGGCAGAACAGGATACCGACGCCGGTGCCTCACCAACCGTGGCGACCGAAGATTTTGTGGTGGATTTGCAGGCGAAGAAAGTGCTTCGTGCTGGCCAACGGGTGCGGCTGACGCCGACCGAGTGGTCGATTCTGGAATTATTGGCGCGAAACTCCGGTCGATTGGTGTCTCAACAACAACTGCTCACTCAGGTTTGGGGACCGGCCTATGCAAAAGAAACTCAATACCTCAGGGTCTACATGGGTCAGCTGCGACGAAAGTTGGAGCCGGACCCGGCTAACCCGCGGCACCTGATCGCCGAAGCCGGTATGGGGTATCGCTTCGAGCCGTAGCCCGTTCTGAGTCGCCCCGGATGCATTTTCAGCTTTAGGTTGGTCTTCTAACGTGTTGGTGGGCCAACCCAAAGCTGAAAATGCATCCGAAAGCCGATGCCTGCCTGGTTGCCAGTTTGCCTGGTTGCTAGCGGAGCAGCGCGTCGATAATATCGGAGCCTAACCGGGCAGTGACCAGCACATCAACCTGATATTTTACGTAACGGCCTTCCCGCTTTGTGAACACCAAACCGGCATCTTTCAGAACTGCCAATTGCCGGGAAACCTCCGGTGCACTGAGCCGCCAGGTTTCGGCCAGCTCAATGGTGGTTAGCGGACTGCGCAGTAAGCTGCGGATAAGGCGGAGCCGCACGGGGTGATCTAGGGCGTGGATTTTGTCTTGGAGCGAATCGAGACCTTTGGCGTTAGGACTTGCTAGCCCTTCTGCCGGGTATTGAATGACCGGCCGCCAACCGGGTGCGTGCACCACCAATAAATGCGGGTGTCCGAAGGCGCTAGGTAAAAATGTCACCCCTTTGCCGACCGCCGAAGTGCCTTTGTCTTGCAGCTTATCCACCACAATGCGTTGGCCCGAACTGTCCAGTGTCACAGCGTCCGAAATAGCTCCGAGCGCACTAGATAGTCCGTTGTTGACCAGAAGATCATGCTTATGCCGAGCGTCTTGATGCAGGCTGCCCACCACTTGTTGCCAGGCATCGGCGAAAAAGACGCTTCGCAATCTTCCAGCAATTGACGCACCCAAGGCAGAACGGCTGCGGGGTTCGCGAGCACAAAATCGACAAATTCGAGTTGTCGCTGACCGCGAACGGTTGCCCGCTCCCGAGCGATCCTCCTGGCATTTTCATCTACCAGCGGCGACTTCAAGTTTTCTAGCAAGGGAACCACCCCGCTGCTGCTGGTGATCAGGGCCGCATTGACCCACGTTTCATCGCTCAAGCAGTCCAACGCATCGAGTTCATCAGCTAGCGATGCGCCGGGATTCGAGGGCAAGAGCATGTCCGCTCGCGACGTTCGCCATAAGAAATCGGCAGTCAGCATCCGATCCATCAGATCCGGTTCGATCAGCTCAATGCTGCGCCGAATCCAATCCTGTTGCGGGGCATGGTGAGCCGGTTCTACTAACAAATGTAGGGCTGATCCGAGTTCGGCCAACGGTGAGGGGGCGAAGAGGAAGCCTTCATTGGCGACGCCGGCGACGTCGATGGTTACGCTCATGTGATCATTCTGGTCCCGCTGCAACCGATAAGCACGTCAATTGACAACTTTTGCTAATCCATGTGCTTTGTACTGCTGCCAACACGATGGTTGATCTCATGCAAACCTAAACCAGCCCCATGGCACCAGTTTCCAAGCCAGAATCAGCCAAGTTGTCTCCGTTAGGGTTGCTGCGCGCGGCTGGCGCTACGCCGTCGCGATTTTGGGGTCCGCACTTGGCAGCGGTCTATTGCGACCATTCCTCTTGCTTTACGCGGCGGGCATCAGCCAACTGTCGATTGAAGTCGCCGGGCTGGCGCGATCTGCCGGCTTTATTGTGGGTCTTGCGGTTGTGCCGCGGGCTGGGCGCTGGGTGGACACCGGCGCTAGAACTCGGCCGATGATGGCGACCCTGCTCATTAGAGCGCTGGGCATGGCATCTTTGTTGCTCATCCCGGGCCCGGCTGGTTTTGTGATTACTTGTGTGTTGCAGGGCATTGGCAATCAAGCGGGTCCAGTGACACAGGGGGCCGTGGTGAGCAGCTTGAGCCGTGGTTTTGAACGGGATGCGGTGCTCGCTTCGATTCGTTCATTGGGCAATGCTGGGCTAGGTGCTGGGGCCCTGCTCGCAACCGTGGCAGCGGCCGCTGGCGGACTGGGTATGCAGTGGCTCGCGGCGGCAACCGGAGTGGCGTATCTGATTTCGCTTTTGTTGATCTCGACCGTAGCAATCCCGGCCGTCGATCTGGCAGCCAGCTCGCGCCGTCGGCATTTGGGTCCTTTGGACGAGGCAGACAAGCCGGCAATGCGGCAATTAAACCTCCTGAATGTGGCAAATCTTCCCTACGCTTTGTGCTTCGACATCCTAGAGGTCGCGTTGCCAGCGATTTTGGTGACCCAATTACTTGCCTCGGCGTCCTGGGCGTCTGGGATTTTTGTGGGAAATACCGTGCTAGTGATTGTGCTGCAGCTGCCCGTAGTGATTTGGATGGCCAGGCGCCAACGAAAAACGGTTTTCGCCCTGGCTGGTTTGGTCTTGAGTGTTTCGTATCTGGGATTCTTTGCGGCCGGGTCATTGGGCGGAAATGCTGGCGCGGCCGGTTTGGCTGCGGTCTCTGTGCTCTACACCTTGGGTGAAATTATGTATACCGGGGTCAATTCCGCATTGGTTATTGACGTCGCTCCGCCGCACCTGCTGGGCCGAGCCTTGGCTCGCTGGCAGCTTTCGGCCGGCTTCGGCAAAGCCGTAGCGCCATTTATCATCACGGTATTAATTGGCATCGGAACGGGCTGGCTTTGGCTGGTTTTGATTGCCGGCACTCTTGTTGGTGCAGTGTTGATCTATTTCTTGGCACCGTGTGACGCGCAACTTCGCAGCGTGGGATTGGCAGTTCGCAGCAACGACACGTCTAACAACAAAGCGGCCGACCGGCTTCGCAAAGCGCTGCGGCAACGCGAGCGCGAAATACTGCTGGCGGATTACGGCGCTATGGGAATGATCTGCCATTGCCGCGATGTTGCAAAGGACAGCAGAACTTGGTACTCAGAAAGGCGGCCAGCAATGGAGAATATTGTGAACTACGACGTCGAGGTCTTGCGGTTGAATGCCTTTGCCGCAAGTGCTGGCGGAGGCAATCCTGCTGGAGTCGTCTTGGACGCAAGCCAGTTATCCGCTGATCAAATGCAGGCGATGGCAAAACAGCTCGGCTACGCAGAATCAGCATTCGTCACCCAGATACCTCAGCCACCAACGGAGCTCACACCAGGCAGTGTCGGCATCAGGTACTTCAGCCCCTACGCCGGGGTACCTTTTTGCGGGCATGCAACGGTGGCGACGGCGGTAGCGCTCGCCGAGCGGTACGGCGTCGGCAGCTATCTTTTTGACACCAAGTCGGGCGAGATCAAGTTGGAAACGTCGCAGCACGGTGACTCGATCACAGCGTCCTTCACCAGCGTTGAGCCTAAGGGGACGGAGATTTCCGCTGAAGTATTGGCAACGCTACTTGAGCTACTAGGGCTGACGGCTGCCGATCTGCGCGTAGACTATCCGCCTCGGATTGCCTACGCCGGGAACCCGCATCCAGTCCTGGTAATTTCGGAAGATCTAATCTTTGACAGTTTTGAATTTGATCCGGCATTGATTCGGCAGCTCATGGACCAGCAGGGTTGGCCAGGCACTATTACGGTGCTCCGTCTGCTCAACGCGCAGACGTTTGAAGCGCGAAATCTTTTCCCGGTGGGAGTGATCACGGAGGACCCAGCAACCGGCTCGGCGGCGGCATCGGTTGGTGCCTATCTGCGCGCCCTTGGCTTGGTGCAGACGCCCACGCAAGTACAAATCCAGCAGGGCAGACATGTTGGCAGGCCCAGTATTCTTGAAGTAGACATCCCAGAGCATGGTGGAATTACGGTCACTGGTTCGGCCACGCAGCTCTAGCCGAAGTCGGTTCCAAGGTCTACGCTCTAGACCGTTCAGGCTTTTACATGGCTCGGAAAGTACTAGGCGGAAAGTAAACAGTCCGGGAAGTAGGCAAAAATGTCCGATTTTGACGCCGTCTGGAACTCGATTGACAGCGCGGTGGCTGCTGGTCATATGCCTGGCGCGGTAGCTGGCGTTCGCCGCAATGGGGTGACTGAATTCCACGCCGCCGGGTTCAAGGCCTTTGGATCCGACGAGCCAATGCAGGAAAACACGCAGTTCCGCATTGCCTCCTTGAGCAAGCTAATTGCCGGCGCATTGGGCGCACTGGTGTTGGATGAAGGCTTGATAGCTCTTGACGATCCGGTGTCAAAATGGTTGCCAGAATTCTCCGAAC from Renibacterium salmoninarum ATCC 33209 includes:
- a CDS encoding response regulator, producing the protein MTTVLVVDDEPQILRALQINLHAHGYTVHTSANGTDALASAAAHPPDVVVLDFGLPDIDGLEVIAGLRGWTAVPIIVLSARHASEEKVAALDAGADDYVTKPFGLDEFLARLRAAQRRAEQDTDAGASPTVATEDFVVDLQAKKVLRAGQRVRLTPTEWSILELLARNSGRLVSQQQLLTQVWGPAYAKETQYLRVYMGQLRRKLEPDPANPRHLIAEAGMGYRFEP
- a CDS encoding ArsR/SmtB family transcription factor: MVHAPGWRPVIQYPAEGLASPNAKGLDSLQDKIHALDHPVRLRLIRSLLRSPLTTIELAETWRLSAPEVSRQLAVLKDAGLVFTKREGRYVKYQVDVLVTARLGSDIIDALLR
- a CDS encoding PhzF family phenazine biosynthesis isomerase; the encoded protein is MGSALGSGLLRPFLLLYAAGISQLSIEVAGLARSAGFIVGLAVVPRAGRWVDTGARTRPMMATLLIRALGMASLLLIPGPAGFVITCVLQGIGNQAGPVTQGAVVSSLSRGFERDAVLASIRSLGNAGLGAGALLATVAAAAGGLGMQWLAAATGVAYLISLLLISTVAIPAVDLAASSRRRHLGPLDEADKPAMRQLNLLNVANLPYALCFDILEVALPAILVTQLLASASWASGIFVGNTVLVIVLQLPVVIWMARRQRKTVFALAGLVLSVSYLGFFAAGSLGGNAGAAGLAAVSVLYTLGEIMYTGVNSALVIDVAPPHLLGRALARWQLSAGFGKAVAPFIITVLIGIGTGWLWLVLIAGTLVGAVLIYFLAPCDAQLRSVGLAVRSNDTSNNKAADRLRKALRQREREILLADYGAMGMICHCRDVAKDSRTWYSERRPAMENIVNYDVEVLRLNAFAASAGGGNPAGVVLDASQLSADQMQAMAKQLGYAESAFVTQIPQPPTELTPGSVGIRYFSPYAGVPFCGHATVATAVALAERYGVGSYLFDTKSGEIKLETSQHGDSITASFTSVEPKGTEISAEVLATLLELLGLTAADLRVDYPPRIAYAGNPHPVLVISEDLIFDSFEFDPALIRQLMDQQGWPGTITVLRLLNAQTFEARNLFPVGVITEDPATGSAAASVGAYLRALGLVQTPTQVQIQQGRHVGRPSILEVDIPEHGGITVTGSATQL